The Brevinema andersonii region TAATATAAAAAATCAACACCTTCATACCACCAGTGCCCAAAAAGTTCCGCATCGAAGAAAATAGAACAACAATTTCCAGACAATTTTTTAAATTTACAAGCCAAATAAGAACAAAAATCTTGAGCATCTAGTTCTGCTTGTTTGTGAGCGGCAACAGGACAGTAGATATCTTTTCTATTAGAATTTTTATTTGTCACTGCCCTTATAGAAAATCCAGCTCGTTCCGTGATACGACCACAAGATTCTGGATCTGTAAAAAAATCACTGTGAAAATCGCGGTACAAAGGATGTCCAGGATACCCTTCATCTGAATCCCAGATTTTCATACTAATATCAATGTCTCGGACAAAATAATACACTCCGCGATCGGTAAAAGGTTGGAATATATGCTCGGTATTAACAGCGGCTGGATCAGCAAAAAAATAAGAAAATTCGAATTCTTTTAAAATTGAAGTAAGATCGGGAAAAACACCACATTCAGGGCTCCAAAATCCATTCAAATCACCAAAATAAAATGAACTCATCACCTTTCCTACAGCAATCTGCCGATAAACCGACTCAATATCAGCTTCCCACAAAGGCAAATATGCATGTGTTGCAGAGCTGGTCGTGACATTAATATAACCAAGATCAACAAATTTTTTGAACTGCCCGACAATATCTCTGTTCCATTCGTTTAAGAATAAAGTTTTCAACCGGCATAATTTTTGAAGATCGTTCTGCAGAATTTCAGAAACTTCTGGATTCAGAGCTTGTATACTTAAATTTTGTTCTCTTTGCTGCAAATATTCCAAAAAATTTTCAACAAAATCACTGTGAGTCAACTGATTCAGTAAAATAGGAGACATATTCAGAGTAATACAGACAGAGAGTTCTTCGCGAAGACACCGCTCTAACATCTCCAGCAAAGGAAGATAACTATGCAACACCGCTTCATGCAACCAATATTCGACAGAAGTCCCCATCACATAAGGCATATGAGCATGCAAAACCAACATAAAATAAAAAGAATTCATCTCTCTCCTACCTAAAAATAAGAAATATTTGTACAATACGACAAAATATAGTATAATAAAAATCGGTATGAAAAATAAATAATAAAGAGGTAAATTATGTTTTCAAAAGTTTTTCATCCGTCAGCCCGCTTTCTGACAGAAGAAGAATTTTTCAAACTTCCCCAAGATTCAATTTTAGTTATTGATGTACGAACACCATTTGAATTTGCAGGGGATCATCTAGAGATTGCCCGAAATATTCCTTATGCGGGCATTATGTCTGACAACCATAATCTTCCCAAGGATAAGATAATTGTTTGCTACTGCAACCACGGCAACAGAGCTGGAAATTCTGCAGAACATTTGAGCAAGCAGGGGTATCAAGCATATCTCATCAGCGGAATGGCTCATTTTTCCGATTCGTTCATCAAAAAATGTAAAAAAATAGGTAAAAACTATGAATAATCCCATTATAACTTTAGGATGCGATCATGCAGGCTTTTTACTTAAAGAAGAAATAAAAAAATGGCTTCTCAACAACAATTACACAGTTGTTGATTGCGGTACTTACTCTACAGAAAGTGTTGATTATGTTGATTATGTTTATCCTGCCGTAAAAAAAATTATCGAAAAAGAAGCTGATTTTTCTATCGTGATATGCGGAACAGGCTTGGGAGCAAGCTATGCAGCCAATAAAGTACATGGCATTAGAGCTGCATTATGTCAGGACGAGTTTTCTGCAAAATTATCACGTCTTCATAATAATGCAAATGTTTTGGCGCTTGGAGGCAGAATTCTTGCACCTGCAAAAGCAATTGATCTAGTAGACATATGGTTGAATACACCTTTTGAAGGGGGAAGGCATCAAGCACGGATCCAAAAATTACACGAAATAGAAGAATATGAATGTACCAATCCCTTCAAGAATAAGTCCAACTGAGGTTTCTATGGATGAAAATATTTACTTAGAGCTATTTATTCCTAACAGTTCCAGTCAAGAAATATGGAATAGAATGATTCAATTCCCTGAATGGTTGTTGTTATTTGTAACACCAGAAAAAATTCAGTATCAGGAAAATGCTAAAGGTGAATGGATTTTGAAAAAAAACATTTTTTTCAAAACAGTCGCCCAATACCGGATTATTTCGTGCCAAGCACCTGATCATTTACTACTTGATATTCATATGCAAGATTTTTCTTCTTCTATCCTATTGACTCTTGAAGAAAAAGCAAATGGTACCTGTTTACATTTAGATCATCGGAGCTTTACTGGAAAATACAAAAACGCATTTCGCAAACAATTTCTAAAACGTTGGCAAAAACTATTAAAACGGTTCTCTAAAGACCAGAAATAGCGCTTATTTCTATTCTATTGCTAATAAAAAATAAATAAAATCCGATATTTAATGAAGGACTTTCTATTTTGGAATTTTTATATGAAAAAAATATTAATAATAGCTATTATTTTTTTATCAAATACTCTTATACACGCACAACGTATGCAATTATCAAGTATTCCGGGAGTAGATAGCGGTATGGATATCGATTCAATGCTCAAGCAAATAATGGCACCATACCATAATCAAATCACTAATCTCAACAACCAAAGACGCAATAAAGAAATCGAAACTGCATTATGGACAGATTTCCGTACAAATATTGATAATTTTGATAGAATTAACCGGTATATTTTTAGTTATGAATCAGCTTTTAGGGACAAAACCAACAAAACATCAGTACCAGATTTATTAGATATTTCCACGGACAGAACAGCCAAAAACAGCATTTACAATATTAAAATCAAAAAATTAGCACAAGCAGATGTATTTTCTTCTGGACCAGTTCCACAAGATCTTTGTTTGTCAGAATCTATATTTTCTGTAAAATCAGGAAGCGCAGAACAAACTATCGCTTTCAAAGGAGGCAATATAAGTGATTTAATGGAACTTCTTCGAGACTCATTACAAAATACAATCGATGTTGAATTAATTAATACATCACCCAATACACGTTCTATTTTACTGCGCAGCAAAAAAACCGGGAAAAACAATAAAATTACTTTCAATGGCGATTTGACATCATTAAAAGAAGCAAAATTACTTTCAGACGGCACAAATTACAATATTGATCTTTATTGGCAGGAAAGTCAAGAGAAAACAACAATTAAGGATCAAACTTTAGACAAGATTTTTAATACTACGATACCTGATAACGCTGTCCTTACATTCAAAGCAGATGTTACCATATATCAAACCCCAAAAACACTTGAGCTCACTGAACGACCCTCATTACAAAGTCTGTCTGTAACAAACATTAATACTGTCAGCAATGAAATAATTATTTTGCCAAGCGTAGCCCC contains the following coding sequences:
- a CDS encoding rhodanese-like domain-containing protein, which produces MFSKVFHPSARFLTEEEFFKLPQDSILVIDVRTPFEFAGDHLEIARNIPYAGIMSDNHNLPKDKIIVCYCNHGNRAGNSAEHLSKQGYQAYLISGMAHFSDSFIKKCKKIGKNYE
- a CDS encoding 1,4-alpha-glucan branching protein domain-containing protein — its product is MNSFYFMLVLHAHMPYVMGTSVEYWLHEAVLHSYLPLLEMLERCLREELSVCITLNMSPILLNQLTHSDFVENFLEYLQQREQNLSIQALNPEVSEILQNDLQKLCRLKTLFLNEWNRDIVGQFKKFVDLGYINVTTSSATHAYLPLWEADIESVYRQIAVGKVMSSFYFGDLNGFWSPECGVFPDLTSILKEFEFSYFFADPAAVNTEHIFQPFTDRGVYYFVRDIDISMKIWDSDEGYPGHPLYRDFHSDFFTDPESCGRITERAGFSIRAVTNKNSNRKDIYCPVAAHKQAELDAQDFCSYLACKFKKLSGNCCSIFFDAELFGHWWYEGVDFLYYLCRALSRQNVIKLTFPLEILQKVDSVKFSPMYSSWGLNHDAGSWLNAKTYFLWEKIYNTSPETCSMRNLLLAQASDWMFLITHNSFIEFSKNRISRLLSYNNDADQENDLLQQSISVCSREDFFAI
- the rpiB gene encoding ribose 5-phosphate isomerase B; amino-acid sequence: MNNPIITLGCDHAGFLLKEEIKKWLLNNNYTVVDCGTYSTESVDYVDYVYPAVKKIIEKEADFSIVICGTGLGASYAANKVHGIRAALCQDEFSAKLSRLHNNANVLALGGRILAPAKAIDLVDIWLNTPFEGGRHQARIQKLHEIEEYECTNPFKNKSN